In Aquimarina sp. TRL1, a single window of DNA contains:
- the dnaE gene encoding DNA polymerase III subunit alpha yields the protein MYLIFDTETTGLPKRWDAPISDTDNWPRCIQIAWQLHDALGNCIEHQDYLVKPEGFNIPYDAEKVHGISTELAEQDGISLREVLDKFNIALSKTKFIVGQNVGFDVNIMGAEFFRLDVANKLQELPVLDTCTETTAQLCQIPGGRGGKFKLPTLTELHEHLFGTKFGEAHNATADVEATTRCFLELIRKQVFTLEELDVEPGYFEEFKTKNPEPIQLIGLQHINLKKASQKISEALNKQTAPSLSQEEIEKNIAALDAVNFAHLHNHTQFSILQSTTSIPDLVNAAVAHKMNAVAITDHANMMGAFHFVSAVSKHNKSVTAANEEAISNGEEPKGIPITPIIGCEFFVCEDHKDKSRKDNGYQIVMLAKNKNGYHNLAKMSSTGFVDGFYYIPRIDKEVIKQYKEDIIVLTGNLYGEVPSKVLNIGEKQAEEALLWWHEQFGDDLYIELIRHNQEDENRVNQVLIDFAKKHQIKTIATNNTYYCDQQDANAHDILLCVKDGEKQATPIGRGRGYRYGLPNQEYYFKSSKEMKELFKDIPEAIINTQEIVEKIEPFELARDVLLPAFDIPEEFQFEEDKVDGGKRGENKFLRHLTYEGAKKRYGEITPKIDERLDFELKVIEKTGYPGYFLIVEDFIRAAREMGVSVGPGRGSAAGSAVAYCLWITNLDPIKYDLLFERFLNPDRVSMPDIDIDFDDEGRGRVMDYVIDKYGANQVAQIITYGTMAAKSSIRDTARVLDLPLSDADRIAKLIPNMSKLGKIFGVDEATLKQKFRSEELEKINELLGIAEGNNLEAETLNQARILEGSVRNTGIHACGVIITPDDITKFVPVALAKDSNMYCTQFDNSVVESAGLLKMDFLGLKTLTLIKDTVKIVKAKHGITLDPENFSLEDEETYALFQRGETVGVFQYESPGMQKYMKELKPTVFADLIAMNALYRPGPLEYIPSFINRKHGTEEIIYDLEACEEYLQETYGITVYQEQVMLLSQKLADFTKGEADVLRKAMGKKQKAVLDKMKPKFISQASAKGHAEDKLEKIWKDWEAFAAYAFNKSHSTCYAWIAYQTAYLKAHYPAEYMAAVLSNNMNDIKQVSFFMEECKRMKLEVLGPDVNESYRKFSVNNEGAIRFGMGAIKGVGTGAVATIVDNRKEDGPYKSIFDLAKRIDLRAANKKAFESLALAGGFDSFTDTHRGQYFHKDADGTMFLEKTIRYGSKMQESENSSQVSLFGESSDVQIPEPIVPPCEEWGTMEKLAKEKEVVGIYLSGHPLDDFKHEIKYFCNASLLHFADLEANVNKELAFGGVITSVEHRTSKNGKGWATFVIEDYDTAHEFRIFGEDYLKHRPFLVQSTFVYAKAYVKEGWTNKDTGKKGDPRIQFNSFQLLHDVLETYSRKLTIQLDINMLSEKSIEVLQEILSAHSGNHTLNFVIYEMQEKLKLHLPSRRQKVNISPELLNILEENSIYYKLN from the coding sequence ATGTATCTTATTTTTGACACTGAAACCACTGGATTACCTAAACGATGGGACGCACCTATCAGTGACACAGATAACTGGCCACGGTGTATCCAGATTGCCTGGCAATTACATGATGCTTTAGGGAACTGTATTGAACATCAGGATTATCTGGTCAAACCAGAAGGCTTCAACATCCCTTATGACGCTGAAAAGGTTCACGGGATTTCTACAGAATTGGCTGAGCAAGATGGGATCTCATTACGAGAAGTACTTGATAAATTCAATATCGCGCTGTCTAAAACAAAATTTATTGTCGGACAGAATGTTGGCTTTGACGTCAATATTATGGGTGCTGAGTTTTTCAGGTTAGATGTAGCAAACAAACTCCAGGAGCTTCCCGTGTTAGACACCTGTACTGAAACTACTGCACAATTATGTCAAATCCCTGGAGGGCGAGGAGGTAAATTCAAGCTCCCCACCCTAACCGAATTACATGAACATTTATTCGGCACAAAATTCGGAGAAGCACATAACGCAACTGCCGATGTAGAAGCAACAACCCGATGTTTCCTGGAACTTATCCGAAAACAAGTATTCACACTGGAAGAACTGGATGTTGAACCCGGATATTTCGAGGAATTCAAAACCAAGAATCCTGAACCTATTCAATTAATAGGTTTACAACATATAAATCTAAAAAAAGCTTCACAAAAAATTAGTGAAGCTTTAAACAAACAAACAGCACCTAGCCTATCTCAAGAAGAGATAGAAAAAAATATTGCTGCCTTAGATGCTGTTAACTTTGCACATCTGCACAATCATACTCAGTTCTCCATTCTTCAATCTACCACAAGTATTCCTGATCTTGTAAATGCAGCTGTTGCTCATAAAATGAATGCCGTTGCCATAACTGATCACGCTAATATGATGGGGGCTTTTCATTTTGTAAGTGCCGTTTCCAAACATAATAAAAGCGTAACGGCGGCTAATGAAGAGGCAATTAGCAATGGGGAAGAACCCAAAGGGATCCCAATCACCCCTATCATTGGATGTGAATTTTTCGTTTGTGAAGACCACAAAGACAAATCCAGAAAAGATAATGGTTATCAAATCGTTATGCTCGCCAAAAACAAAAACGGATATCACAATCTGGCAAAAATGTCTTCCACTGGGTTTGTAGATGGATTTTACTATATCCCCAGGATTGACAAAGAGGTTATAAAACAGTACAAAGAAGACATTATCGTCCTAACAGGGAATTTATACGGAGAAGTTCCCAGTAAGGTTTTGAATATCGGAGAAAAGCAGGCAGAAGAAGCTCTTCTTTGGTGGCATGAGCAATTCGGAGACGATTTATACATAGAACTTATTAGACACAATCAGGAAGATGAAAACAGGGTTAACCAGGTCCTTATTGATTTTGCCAAAAAACATCAAATAAAAACAATCGCAACCAACAATACCTATTATTGCGATCAACAAGATGCCAATGCCCACGATATCCTTTTATGTGTAAAAGATGGAGAAAAACAAGCTACTCCCATAGGTAGAGGTAGAGGATACCGATATGGTCTTCCTAATCAAGAGTACTACTTCAAATCTTCTAAAGAAATGAAGGAACTCTTTAAAGATATTCCCGAAGCCATTATAAACACGCAAGAGATTGTCGAAAAGATCGAGCCTTTCGAGCTTGCCAGAGATGTATTACTTCCTGCATTCGATATCCCTGAAGAATTCCAGTTCGAAGAAGATAAGGTTGACGGAGGAAAACGTGGAGAAAACAAATTTCTAAGACACCTTACCTATGAAGGAGCAAAGAAAAGATACGGGGAGATTACTCCTAAAATTGATGAGCGATTAGACTTTGAGCTCAAAGTAATCGAAAAAACAGGATACCCCGGATACTTTCTTATTGTAGAAGATTTTATTCGAGCTGCTAGAGAGATGGGAGTTTCCGTTGGTCCCGGTCGTGGGTCAGCAGCAGGATCTGCTGTTGCCTATTGTTTATGGATTACGAATCTCGACCCGATAAAGTACGATCTTCTTTTTGAGCGTTTCCTAAATCCTGATCGTGTCAGCATGCCCGATATTGATATCGACTTTGACGATGAAGGACGTGGTCGGGTAATGGATTATGTAATCGACAAATACGGTGCTAACCAGGTAGCCCAGATCATCACCTATGGTACCATGGCTGCCAAATCATCTATCAGAGACACTGCCAGGGTACTGGATCTCCCACTTAGTGACGCTGATAGAATCGCCAAGCTTATTCCTAATATGTCCAAATTAGGAAAAATATTTGGGGTAGACGAAGCTACTTTAAAACAGAAATTCAGATCTGAAGAGCTTGAAAAAATAAACGAACTTCTAGGTATTGCAGAAGGGAATAACCTAGAAGCAGAAACCCTTAATCAGGCTCGAATCCTGGAAGGTTCTGTCCGTAATACCGGAATTCACGCTTGTGGAGTAATTATTACTCCTGATGACATTACAAAGTTTGTCCCTGTAGCCCTAGCTAAAGACTCCAACATGTACTGCACGCAATTCGATAACTCGGTTGTGGAAAGTGCCGGACTACTAAAAATGGATTTCCTGGGACTCAAAACATTAACCCTGATCAAAGACACGGTTAAAATTGTCAAAGCCAAACATGGAATTACCCTGGATCCGGAGAATTTTTCTCTGGAAGATGAAGAAACTTATGCTTTATTCCAAAGAGGAGAAACCGTAGGAGTATTCCAGTATGAATCTCCAGGAATGCAGAAATACATGAAGGAACTCAAACCAACTGTTTTTGCAGATTTGATAGCCATGAATGCCTTGTACCGTCCTGGACCTCTGGAATATATTCCGAGTTTTATCAACAGAAAACACGGAACTGAAGAAATTATATATGACCTGGAAGCCTGTGAAGAATATCTCCAAGAAACCTACGGGATTACGGTATACCAGGAGCAGGTGATGCTACTTTCTCAAAAGTTAGCAGACTTCACTAAAGGTGAAGCCGATGTACTGCGTAAAGCTATGGGTAAAAAGCAAAAAGCAGTACTGGATAAAATGAAACCCAAGTTTATCTCGCAAGCCTCTGCCAAAGGGCATGCCGAAGACAAACTGGAAAAAATATGGAAAGACTGGGAAGCTTTTGCCGCCTACGCCTTTAACAAATCGCATTCTACCTGTTACGCCTGGATTGCCTATCAAACAGCCTATTTAAAAGCTCATTATCCTGCAGAGTATATGGCCGCTGTACTATCCAACAACATGAATGACATCAAGCAAGTATCTTTCTTTATGGAGGAATGCAAACGCATGAAACTAGAAGTACTGGGGCCGGATGTTAATGAATCTTATAGAAAATTCTCCGTAAACAATGAAGGCGCTATCCGCTTTGGAATGGGAGCAATTAAAGGAGTAGGAACCGGAGCTGTTGCAACAATTGTAGACAACAGGAAAGAAGATGGTCCCTACAAATCTATCTTCGACCTTGCCAAACGTATTGACCTTAGAGCTGCCAATAAAAAAGCGTTTGAGAGTCTAGCATTAGCAGGCGGATTTGATTCTTTTACAGACACCCACAGGGGACAATATTTTCATAAAGATGCCGACGGAACCATGTTTTTAGAAAAAACAATTCGGTATGGCTCTAAGATGCAAGAAAGCGAAAACTCTTCTCAGGTAAGTCTATTTGGAGAAAGTAGCGATGTTCAAATCCCAGAACCTATCGTTCCTCCCTGCGAAGAATGGGGAACAATGGAAAAATTAGCCAAAGAAAAAGAAGTGGTAGGTATCTACCTGTCCGGACATCCTCTGGACGATTTCAAACATGAAATCAAATATTTTTGTAATGCCTCTTTATTACATTTTGCAGATCTGGAAGCAAATGTAAACAAAGAACTCGCCTTTGGTGGCGTTATTACCTCCGTCGAACACCGTACCTCTAAAAACGGTAAAGGATGGGCCACATTCGTTATAGAAGATTATGATACTGCTCATGAATTCAGGATATTTGGAGAGGATTACCTAAAACACCGCCCTTTCCTGGTACAAAGCACCTTTGTGTATGCCAAAGCCTATGTCAAAGAAGGTTGGACGAATAAAGACACCGGAAAAAAAGGAGATCCCAGAATACAGTTCAACAGTTTCCAACTCTTACACGATGTATTAGAAACGTATTCAAGGAAACTGACTATCCAGCTAGATATCAACATGCTCTCTGAAAAAAGCATTGAAGTTCTTCAGGAAATTCTTAGTGCTCATTCAGGAAATCACACCTTGAATTTTGTTATTTATGAGATGCAGGAAAAATTAAAGCTTCATCTTCCTAGCAGAAGACAAAAAGTAAACATCTCTCCTGAACTACTAAATATCTTAGAAGAAAATTCTATTTATTATAAATTGAATTAA
- the trxA gene encoding thioredoxin, whose amino-acid sequence MALEITDTTFEEVVLKSDKPVLVDFWAAWCGPCRMVGPIIEQISEEYEGKAVVGKVDVDANQEFAAKYGVRNIPTVLVFQNGEVVGRQVGVSPKNVYTDAIDSLL is encoded by the coding sequence ATGGCATTAGAAATAACAGATACTACCTTTGAAGAAGTGGTATTAAAAAGCGACAAACCAGTACTAGTAGATTTTTGGGCGGCATGGTGTGGTCCTTGTAGAATGGTGGGTCCTATCATTGAGCAAATAAGCGAAGAATATGAAGGAAAAGCGGTTGTAGGAAAAGTTGATGTTGACGCTAATCAGGAATTTGCTGCTAAATATGGTGTAAGAAATATTCCTACTGTATTAGTTTTTCAAAACGGAGAGGTAGTAGGTAGACAAGTAGGAGTTTCTCCTAAGAATGTTTATACAGACGCTATTGATTCGCTTTTATAA
- a CDS encoding DUF58 domain-containing protein, whose protein sequence is MDLQKETNKTSGFINLELLAKQVVEGFISGMHKSPFHGFSAEFAEHKIYNSGESTKHIDWKLYAKTDKLYTKRYEEETNLRCHIIIDNSASMHYPKIKEHHIDTLNKSSFAALASACLMQILKKQRDAIGLSIYSDQYDYYAPEKGSERHHQMLLSKLSEMVTRSTPKNTDTYTYLHQIAEKIHRRSLIFLFTDMLQANTKPEKLFDALRHLKHNKHEVVLFHTFDGDKEIQFNFDNTPTRFVDVETGEYINLYADNIKENYQKAVQAYFYELKMKCTQYKIKYVPADITKKFDKILTTYLIERQKFV, encoded by the coding sequence ATGGATCTTCAAAAAGAAACAAATAAAACTTCTGGATTTATCAACCTAGAATTATTAGCGAAGCAGGTCGTTGAAGGGTTTATATCCGGAATGCACAAAAGCCCTTTTCATGGATTTTCTGCTGAGTTTGCAGAACACAAAATCTATAATAGTGGAGAGAGCACAAAACATATCGATTGGAAATTATATGCTAAAACCGATAAATTATACACTAAGCGCTATGAAGAAGAAACCAATCTGCGATGCCATATTATCATAGATAACTCAGCTTCCATGCACTACCCAAAAATAAAAGAGCACCATATTGACACACTCAACAAAAGCAGTTTTGCAGCCTTAGCAAGCGCTTGCTTGATGCAGATTCTAAAAAAACAACGAGATGCCATAGGACTCAGCATATACAGTGACCAATACGATTATTATGCTCCGGAAAAAGGGAGTGAGCGACACCATCAGATGCTACTAAGCAAACTAAGTGAAATGGTCACTCGCTCCACCCCTAAGAACACCGATACTTACACCTATCTTCACCAAATCGCAGAGAAAATCCACAGACGCTCCCTTATTTTCTTATTTACTGACATGCTTCAGGCTAATACGAAACCTGAAAAATTATTCGATGCCTTACGACACCTTAAGCACAACAAACACGAGGTCGTATTGTTTCATACTTTTGACGGAGATAAAGAAATTCAGTTTAATTTCGACAATACTCCTACTCGATTTGTAGATGTAGAAACAGGAGAATACATCAACTTATATGCTGATAACATCAAAGAAAATTACCAAAAAGCTGTCCAGGCATACTTCTATGAGTTAAAAATGAAATGCACTCAATACAAAATAAAGTATGTCCCCGCTGATATCACAAAAAAATTCGACAAAATCCTAACCACCTATCTAATTGAACGACAAAAGTTTGTATAA
- a CDS encoding DUF456 domain-containing protein — protein sequence MDIALVVIGLLLCFLGVVGSFLPVLPGPLTSWIGLLLIHLTKTIEEDWTFLGITLGVAVLVWGLDYIVPALGTKKFGGTKYGVIGSSLGLIVGILFLGPLGIIIGPFAGAFIGELIKDSSDSSRALKAALGSFIGFLAGTFVKFVVAIVFLVMYINIVLGHWSALFQTV from the coding sequence ATGGATATAGCTTTGGTAGTAATTGGATTGCTATTGTGTTTTCTTGGGGTTGTAGGGAGTTTTCTTCCGGTGCTACCTGGTCCGTTGACCTCGTGGATAGGGTTGTTACTGATTCATCTTACAAAAACGATTGAAGAAGACTGGACTTTTCTGGGGATAACATTAGGGGTTGCGGTATTGGTATGGGGATTGGATTATATAGTACCTGCATTGGGAACGAAGAAATTTGGAGGGACAAAATATGGTGTTATAGGAAGCTCTTTAGGATTGATTGTCGGAATTTTATTTTTAGGACCATTAGGGATTATTATAGGTCCTTTTGCAGGAGCTTTTATAGGAGAACTTATTAAGGATAGTTCGGATTCATCCAGAGCGCTAAAAGCAGCCTTGGGATCTTTTATTGGTTTTTTGGCAGGAACTTTTGTCAAGTTTGTGGTAGCTATTGTGTTTTTGGTGATGTATATAAATATTGTTCTGGGGCATTGGAGTGCTTTATTTCAGACGGTATAA
- a CDS encoding lipopolysaccharide assembly protein LapB has product MKSFFLGTICMYITFSHAQTSVTIADSLFQVGEYQKAIALYQKNTSSPLYDTKIAKAYNALGNHQQALTYYHRAITKNPSLIPTTLAYGKLLLTTKKLKQADSLFLYLTTTYPSNPNFHYHLGITKEQRQDSSYIVSYKTAFSLDSTHQKSCYKVAKYYMQKRKYDLTKTTALRGLSSYPENPQLLSILGQNNFLRSYYDRAIPFFKKLLELGYESGFIHTKIATAYLKTSDYDKAIIHYKKALEFEQKPHLYSQIGSIYGRLNDHTQSLENHKKALKLKNTPVDQELIDIAMAYRHQEQWEKAIQYIKSAIRENPRSQKAHYQMALFADAYYDDPNTKLKYYETFTNTFGEQQHKYMQFMVEKRIEQLQKEIEQQKEK; this is encoded by the coding sequence ATGAAATCATTTTTTTTAGGAACTATTTGCATGTACATTACTTTTAGTCATGCCCAAACATCGGTTACTATAGCTGACAGCCTTTTTCAGGTTGGGGAATATCAAAAAGCAATTGCTCTCTATCAAAAAAACACCTCTTCTCCCTTATATGATACCAAGATTGCCAAAGCTTATAATGCGCTGGGGAATCATCAACAGGCTCTTACTTACTACCACCGAGCCATCACTAAAAACCCCTCCTTAATTCCGACAACACTGGCATATGGAAAACTGTTACTCACCACCAAAAAACTCAAACAGGCGGACAGCCTCTTCCTCTATCTCACCACAACCTACCCTTCTAATCCTAACTTTCATTATCACTTAGGCATTACTAAAGAACAGCGACAAGACTCTTCATATATAGTCTCTTATAAAACTGCTTTTTCTCTGGATAGTACTCATCAAAAAAGCTGCTATAAAGTTGCTAAGTATTACATGCAAAAAAGAAAGTATGACCTAACAAAAACAACTGCCTTAAGAGGACTATCTTCCTATCCTGAAAATCCTCAGTTATTAAGCATATTAGGTCAAAATAATTTTCTGAGAAGTTATTATGATCGTGCCATTCCTTTTTTCAAAAAATTACTGGAATTAGGATACGAAAGTGGGTTTATCCATACCAAAATCGCCACTGCGTATCTAAAAACATCCGACTATGACAAGGCTATTATCCATTACAAAAAAGCCTTAGAATTCGAACAAAAACCTCATCTATATAGCCAGATAGGCTCTATATACGGTCGTCTTAATGATCATACACAATCTTTAGAAAACCACAAAAAAGCTCTAAAGCTAAAAAACACTCCGGTAGATCAGGAACTTATTGATATTGCTATGGCATATCGACATCAGGAACAATGGGAAAAAGCTATACAATACATTAAGTCTGCTATAAGAGAAAATCCTCGTTCACAAAAAGCACATTATCAAATGGCACTATTTGCAGATGCTTACTATGACGACCCAAATACCAAACTCAAGTATTACGAAACCTTCACAAATACCTTTGGAGAACAACAACACAAGTACATGCAATTTATGGTAGAAAAAAGAATCGAACAATTACAAAAAGAGATCGAACAACAGAAAGAAAAATAA
- the ruvC gene encoding crossover junction endodeoxyribonuclease RuvC, translating into MENEHIILGIDPGTTIMGFGLIKVVNKKMSFLQLNELQLGKYEDHYLKLKLIFERTIELIDTYNPDEIAIEAPFFGKNVQSMLKLGRAQGVAMAAGLSREVPITEYSPKKIKMAITGNGNATKEQVAKMLQGMLKLKQLPKNLDSTDGLAAAVCHFYNMGKPNTTQKSYTGWAAFVKQNDKRIKK; encoded by the coding sequence TTGGAAAACGAACACATAATACTAGGTATTGATCCAGGAACCACCATTATGGGATTTGGTCTGATAAAAGTAGTCAACAAAAAAATGTCTTTTCTGCAACTCAATGAGCTTCAGCTAGGCAAATATGAAGATCACTACCTAAAGCTAAAGCTTATTTTCGAACGTACCATAGAACTTATAGATACATACAATCCTGATGAGATAGCAATTGAAGCTCCTTTTTTTGGAAAAAACGTACAATCTATGCTCAAACTCGGAAGGGCACAGGGAGTAGCGATGGCAGCAGGACTTAGTCGGGAAGTACCTATTACCGAATACTCTCCTAAGAAAATAAAGATGGCTATTACCGGAAACGGAAATGCCACTAAAGAACAGGTCGCCAAAATGCTACAAGGAATGCTTAAATTAAAACAACTTCCCAAAAACCTGGACTCTACAGATGGTCTTGCTGCCGCAGTTTGCCATTTTTATAATATGGGAAAACCAAATACTACTCAAAAAAGCTATACCGGCTGGGCCGCCTTTGTTAAGCAAAATGACAAAAGGATCAAAAAATAG
- the hemW gene encoding radical SAM family heme chaperone HemW, whose protein sequence is MSGIYIHIPFCKQACHYCDFHFSTSLKRKDQMIFALCEELKIRRSEVADYEIINTIYFGGGTPSILKSEEIRFIIDTIYETYLVADEAEITLEANPDDLTPEAISIWANSPINRLSIGIQSFFEEDLEMMNRAHSAEEALQCLQLAAAHFDNISIDLIYGIPGMTIDRWKQNLELALASKVPHISSYALTVEPKTALDAYIRKGKIPAPRDEVAQQHFELLIDTLETAGFINYEFSNFGKPGFFSKNNTAYWQGKPYLGIGPSAHSFNGIQRSWNIPNNIKYIDALAQKELPREIETLSTQDRYNEYIMTGLRTIWGVSLTKVLQEYGDSYHSYLLQHAQRFIDKQLLTIEDNTLLITKKGKFLSDGIASDLFFLNLT, encoded by the coding sequence ATTAGCGGTATTTATATCCATATTCCTTTTTGCAAACAGGCATGCCATTATTGCGATTTTCACTTTTCTACTTCCTTAAAAAGAAAAGATCAGATGATCTTTGCTTTGTGTGAAGAGTTAAAAATAAGAAGGTCAGAAGTAGCCGATTACGAAATTATTAACACTATTTATTTTGGAGGCGGAACCCCGAGTATTCTAAAATCGGAAGAGATTCGTTTTATTATAGATACCATTTATGAAACCTATTTGGTTGCTGATGAGGCAGAAATTACACTGGAAGCGAACCCTGATGACCTTACTCCCGAAGCTATTAGTATTTGGGCAAATTCTCCTATCAACAGACTTAGTATTGGTATTCAATCTTTTTTTGAAGAAGATCTGGAAATGATGAACCGTGCCCATTCGGCAGAGGAAGCACTACAATGTTTACAACTGGCAGCAGCACATTTTGACAATATTTCTATCGATTTAATTTATGGAATCCCAGGAATGACAATTGATCGCTGGAAACAGAACCTGGAACTCGCTCTAGCCTCCAAGGTCCCGCATATTTCCAGTTATGCACTTACTGTAGAACCTAAAACTGCACTAGATGCTTATATCAGAAAAGGAAAAATTCCAGCTCCCAGAGACGAGGTGGCACAACAGCATTTCGAACTATTAATCGATACTCTGGAAACCGCTGGATTTATCAATTATGAATTTTCTAATTTTGGAAAACCTGGCTTCTTTAGCAAAAATAATACTGCATACTGGCAAGGAAAACCCTATTTAGGCATTGGACCATCAGCACACTCCTTTAACGGAATACAACGCAGCTGGAATATCCCCAACAACATCAAATATATAGACGCATTAGCACAAAAAGAGTTACCAAGAGAAATCGAAACTCTCAGCACTCAAGATCGCTATAATGAATATATTATGACCGGTCTTCGAACCATCTGGGGAGTTTCTCTAACCAAAGTACTACAAGAATATGGAGATTCATATCACTCCTATCTATTACAACATGCCCAACGGTTTATCGACAAGCAATTGCTTACCATTGAAGACAACACTCTTTTGATTACCAAAAAAGGAAAGTTTTTGAGCGATGGAATTGCAAGTGATCTTTTCTTTTTAAATTTAACCTAA
- a CDS encoding cyclase family protein — protein MDRIILQHQNEYTIDLSAPIDISIPIRASTTNVNAWYIPPPVITPVTEGNWIGKVSEGASTNFNNIIFNPHGHGTHTECVGHITEEFHSINRSLQRFFFIAQLISVTPEEKEGDKVITKAMIASKLTSSVEAVILRTLPNTEDKLSRQYSHTNWAYLSEEAATFLRESGVNHLLIDLPSVDKEKDDGKLLAHKAFWRYPQQPRYNATITEMIYVPEHITDDRYLLNLQIAAFDNDASPSKPILYRLHSPPIPDSK, from the coding sequence ATGGATCGCATCATTCTACAACACCAAAACGAATATACAATAGATCTATCAGCACCTATTGATATCTCTATCCCTATACGAGCTTCTACTACTAATGTAAATGCCTGGTATATCCCTCCTCCTGTAATCACCCCAGTCACGGAAGGAAACTGGATCGGGAAAGTATCAGAAGGTGCCTCTACCAATTTTAACAACATTATCTTTAATCCTCACGGACATGGAACTCATACCGAATGCGTAGGTCATATCACTGAAGAGTTCCACAGCATTAATCGTTCTTTACAGCGATTCTTTTTTATAGCACAATTAATATCAGTAACCCCAGAGGAAAAAGAAGGGGATAAAGTCATCACCAAAGCTATGATTGCTTCAAAATTAACCTCTTCAGTAGAAGCAGTCATCCTCAGGACACTCCCCAATACTGAAGATAAATTATCTAGGCAGTACTCTCATACAAATTGGGCGTATTTATCCGAAGAAGCTGCTACATTCTTGCGAGAATCAGGAGTAAATCACCTGTTGATTGACCTACCATCAGTAGACAAAGAAAAAGATGACGGAAAATTACTGGCACATAAAGCTTTCTGGCGATACCCCCAGCAACCCCGCTATAATGCAACCATAACAGAAATGATTTATGTGCCGGAACACATTACAGATGACAGGTACTTATTAAATTTACAGATTGCAGCATTTGACAACGATGCTTCTCCCAGCAAACCAATTTTGTACCGACTACACTCACCTCCTATTCCTGATAGTAAATAA
- a CDS encoding DUF4230 domain-containing protein → MELLFIGLIGGAIFSYFIFAKFSASKKRTTIESQSVILMEKIKSVCKLVTVEGDFAEIYHYESVKEKFFSLLTGKKKALILIDAKAHVGFDLSKIKLESDTKKKRIILTQFPQPQILTIETDFKYYDKKEGWLNPMTSSDLTEINKEAKQFIIDKIPQSGLLESAKKEALTAISIMETLAQSIGWTLDYSAIELQEGETNKLIDNS, encoded by the coding sequence ATGGAGTTATTATTTATTGGACTGATCGGAGGAGCCATCTTTTCCTACTTTATTTTTGCAAAGTTTAGTGCTTCTAAAAAAAGAACCACTATAGAATCACAGTCCGTAATTCTTATGGAGAAAATAAAAAGCGTGTGCAAACTAGTGACTGTAGAGGGAGATTTTGCAGAAATCTACCACTATGAAAGTGTCAAAGAAAAATTTTTCAGCTTACTTACCGGAAAGAAAAAAGCACTAATCCTTATTGATGCCAAAGCACATGTAGGATTTGATCTCTCCAAAATCAAACTAGAGAGTGACACTAAAAAAAAACGCATTATTCTCACACAGTTTCCGCAACCACAAATCCTGACCATAGAAACCGATTTTAAATACTATGACAAAAAAGAAGGTTGGCTTAATCCTATGACATCTTCAGATCTGACAGAAATAAATAAAGAAGCGAAGCAATTTATTATCGATAAAATTCCCCAAAGTGGTCTCTTGGAATCTGCAAAAAAAGAAGCTTTAACCGCTATTTCTATTATGGAAACACTGGCACAATCAATTGGATGGACGCTGGATTATTCTGCTATTGAATTACAAGAAGGAGAAACAAATAAATTAATAGATAACTCTTGA